A portion of the Tiliqua scincoides isolate rTilSci1 chromosome 3, rTilSci1.hap2, whole genome shotgun sequence genome contains these proteins:
- the LOC136645173 gene encoding putative lysosomal acid lipase/cholesteryl ester hydrolase — protein MWLFMVVACWILQSANIEELIRKRHVNPQGFMNISEIINYWGFRSERYEILTADGYYLQTNRIPYGVLSPGKMGYRPAILLVHASLTEGRVWIANLPSNSLAFFLADAGYDVWILNCRGTTWSRRHQHLSIDQEQFWNFSLHEIGIYDVPATINFILQKIKQDSLYYVGHSQGATVGLIAFSVLPQLAQKVKLFISFSPGHTMVNVQGPLKILVSLPEAMIKVIWGQKELRLFTNYLKAINAGICSYTWLDQLCVQAILKFVGYNENFNVSRADVYTGICPDFTSVKVGIHWGQIFKSKQFKNFDYGSRNKEVYNTTTPPFYKIEDMLVPAAVWYGGHDILVPITDIELLLPHIPHLVFKKLIPSWNHLDFIWGLDAPEHLYPDVLSLLQQYK, from the exons ATGTGGCTGTTTATGGTGGTGGCATGCTGGATCCTACAATCAGCAAATATAGAGGAGTTGATAAGAAAAAGACACGTGAATCCTCAAGGATTTATGAATATT AGTGAAATTATCAACTATTGGGGATTCCGCAGTGAACGGTATGAAATCCTGACAGCCGATGGCTATTATCTACAGACCAACCGAATTCCGTATGGAGTGCTTAGTCCTGGAAAGATGG GATATAGGCCAGCTATATTACTGGTACATGCTTCTCTGACTGAGGGTAGGGTCTGGATTGCAAATCTCCCCAGCAACAGTCTAGCATTTTTTCTAGCTGATGCTGGCTATGATGTATGGATTCTAAATTGCAGAGGGACGACCTGGTCTAGAAGGCACCAGCATCTGTCCATTGATCAGGAACAATTTTGGAATTTTAG TTTACATGAAATCGGGATATATGATGTTCCAGCAACAATAAACTTTATCCTGCAGAAAATTAAGCAAGATTCATTATACTATGTAGGCCACTCCCAGGGTGCTACAGTAG GCCTTATTGCCTTTTCGGTTCTGCCGCAGCTGGCTCAAAAGGTCAAACTTTTCATCAGCTTTTCTCCTGGCCACACAATGGTGAACGTGCAGGGCCCTCTTAAAATACTTGTGTCACTTCCTGAAGCAATGATAAAA GTTATATGGGGGCAGAAAGAACTCCGTTTATTCACTAACTACCTGAAAGCCATCAATGCTGGAATCTGCAGCTATACTTGGTTGGACCAACTTTGTGTCCAAGCCATCCTCAAGTTCGTAGGATATAATGAGAACTTCAATGTG agtcgAGCAGATGTATACACTGGGATCTGTCCTGATTTTACTTCTGTGAAGGTGGGAATCCATTGGGGCCAG ATATTCAaatcaaaacaatttaaaaattttGACTATGGATCCAGAAATAAAGAAGTTTATAACACG acCACACCTCCATTTTATAAAATAGAAGACATGCTTGTGCCAGCTGCTGTGTGGTATGGAGGACATGACATTCTTGTACCCATAACAGATATTGAACTGTTACTCCCTCACATCCCCCATTTAGTTTTCAAAAAATTGATTCCCTCATGGAATCATTTAGATTTTATCTGgggtcttgatgctccagagcacCTGTATCCTGATGTGCTTTCTCTGTTGCAGCAGTACAAATAA